A section of the Osmia lignaria lignaria isolate PbOS001 chromosome 16, iyOsmLign1, whole genome shotgun sequence genome encodes:
- the Oct-TyrR gene encoding octopamine-Tyramine receptor, with the protein MNSGSESGGTMTEDYEVTGCGPPEEETGSNLPVWEAAAASLTLGFLVLATVLGNALVILSVFTYRPLRIVQNFFIVSLAVADLAVAILVMPFNVAYLLLGKWIFGIHLCKLWLTCDVLCCTASILNLCAIALDRYWAITDPINYAQKRTLKRVLATIAGVWILSGAISSPPLAGWNDWPEELEPGTPCQLTRRQGYVIYSSLGSFFIPLLLMSLVYLEIFLATRRRLRERARQSGLNTVQSTRHREVDDAEESVSSETNHNERSTPRSHAKPSLIDDEPTEVTIGGGATVTTSSRRAASGRGTAATTTTVYQFIEERQRISLSKERRAARTLGVIMGVFVVCWLPFFLMYVIVPFCPACCPSDRMVYFITWLGYVNSALNPLIYTIFNLDYRRAFRRLLRIR; encoded by the coding sequence ATGAATTCGGGCAGCGAATCGGGCGGCACGATGACCGAGGACTACGAGGTAACAGGCTGCGGTCCACCGGAAGAGGAAACAGGTTCAAACTTGCCGGTCTGGGAAGCCGCGGCAGCATCTCTGACACTCGGTTTCCTCGTCCTGGCCACGGTGTTGGGTAACGCGTTGGTGATCCTGAGCGTGTTCACCTACAGACCGCTGCGGATCGTGCAGAACTTCTTTATCGTGTCGTTGGCCGTGGCCGATTTGGCGGTTGCCATTTTGGTGATGCCGTTCAACGTCGCTTATTTACTTCTGGGCAAATGGATCTTCGGTATACATCTCTGCAAACTCTGGTTGACCTGCGACGTGCTCTGTTGCACTGCCAGCATCTTGAATCTCTGCGCGATCGCTTTGGATCGTTATTGGGCGATCACCGATCCGATCAATTACGCTCAGAAACGCACGTTGAAGAGGGTCTTGGCGACGATAGCTGGAGTCTGGATACTGTCTGGAGCGATCAGTTCGCCACCTTTGGCCGGTTGGAACGATTGGCCGGAGGAATTGGAACCGGGAACACCTTGCCAGTTGACCAGAAGGCAAGGCTATGTTATTTATTCCTCGTTAGGATCTTTCTTCATACCGTTGCTATTGATGAGTCTGGTGTACCTAGAGATATTCTTGGCTACCAGAAGAAGACTTCGCGAACGTGCCAGACAGAGCGGACTGAACACGGTCCAATCTACCAGGCATCGCGAGGTGGACGACGCCGAGGAATCCGTAAGTTCCGAGACGAATCATAACGAAAGATCGACGCCGCGATCGCACGCGAAACCCTCGTTGATCGACGACGAACCGACCGAGGTAACGATAGGAGGTGGTGCCACGGTTACCACCTCCTCGAGACGTGCCGCGAGCGGTCGAGGAACCGCAGCCACCACCACAACCGTCTACCAGTTCATCGAGGAACGACAAAGGATCTCTTTGTCGAAGGAGAGACGCGCCGCGAGGACACTCGGAGTGATCATGGGCGTGTTCGTCGTTTGTTGGCTACCCTTTTTCCTCATGTACGTAATCGTGCCGTTCTGTCCAGCCTGTTGCCCCTCCGATCGAATGGTCTACTTCATCACGTGGCTCGGTTACGTGAACAGCGCCTTGAACCCGCTCATCTACACGATCTTCAATCTCGACTACAGGAGGGCTTTCAGAAGGTTGCTGCGTATACGTTGA